DNA from Clupea harengus chromosome 2, Ch_v2.0.2, whole genome shotgun sequence:
CTGGTATTTAAATTTCGTTGGCCTTTGTGATATGATGTTTGCTCAGAACACAATTTGACCAGAGGCAGAGTagtaaattaataataataataataataataatgaatttaatttatacagcacactttaacaaacaaagaagtctcaaggtgctttacagataAGAAATGACTTACTAATGAACCATTTAATGTGGTCAACATAAACTCGTAAGAGTTACAACTGCTACCCACTTACCAGGAGTGTCCGAGATCGTCATCATCAGCATTCGCCCAGAGTACCGGTGTTTCACAGTAAATATGAGTTGCATGTCAGCACTGGGATGTCTGTGGCCTGTGGCCAACCTTATTAGCTCTACTGCATGTGCTGGCTCTGAGGTTTGGTCAGCCCAATTTAAACCTGTGCTGATTACATGCACCCCAGTCCTCAGCACACTGTCAAGAAGTAGGGATTGGACCAATTTAGGCCGTGTGTCTGAATCTTTATCAATTTGTCCTAAtgatgtgctctgtgtgtgtgtgtgtgtgtgtgtgtgtgtgtgtgtgtgtgtgtgtgtgtgtgtgtgtgtgtctgtgtgggatgTGAAGGCCTTTGAGTGAATAAGTCACCCAATTACGAGGCTGCCAATGCCGGCTCTGATGGGGCGGTCCCTCCTCAGCCGAGCATGCCACCGCTAGCAGTCTCTCACTGCAGCATATTCTCTGTTTTCCCTTTCGACAGCTGATTGGTTCTTACAAACACAGAGCCTTGAGTTTGTGCTGACTTAAAGATGCGTGGGATGTTTTGTAGAAGTACTCTCCTGTTCTCAGTGTATCACTccttcaatctctttctctttctctctatctctctctctccctctctctctccctctctctctctctctctctctccctctccgtctctctctctctctctctctctctctctctgtgtgtagatTACAAGACTTAACCATTTACAACCCTGAGCGGACCATCACAGTGAAGGGCAACTTGGAGGCCTGCTGTAAGGCGGAGGTGGAGATCATGCGGAAGCTGAGGGAAGCCTATGAAAACGACATTGCTGCTATAAACGTAAGGCCCATAACACTGGCTCTCTatgtcattctctttctttctcttctctctctctctctctctctctgttctctcctcattccatccttcccttcctctctccacctacAGAAAGGTGTGAGGGGCTGTGAAAGAAAGGGTGGGTTCTAAGGTCTCACtgcagagaaggggagagatcCTCCAGGGGCTGGTCTTCTCACGACTCCTCCTCACGCTTGGGTCGATTCGTGCAAAGAAACACAAGCGGTCTTTAAGAATGCGTACTTGACATCATGCAAGAATATACTATGTTCATCACAATCTATCCCATTTCTTAATCTCATACATCTTGTATCTTTATCCAAACGTGTTTTGTATAATGACAAAATCAATACAGCTGCTGATCTGCTTTAATTTCCTTCTACACTATGTCCATGAGATTAGGATAACTCGGTCCATATGGTGTTTCTAGTTCATTCTGGCATCTGCAGGTGTGGTCGTTTTCAGATGCTTGCCAGAACATACTTTAGAATTAGTGTAACTCATGACTTAATTATGTATTCATGTGCAAGTGGAAGAATGCGTGTTGGAAAAACAGCCATGCTCTGcagtcacacacgcatacacatatacacgcgcTCTCGTAcgcatgaacaaacacactctcgccctcactctgtttctctcacatatacagtacatgtatgcgcgtgcgcacacacacacacacacacacacacacacacacatacctacctACCTCTGACGTCACTGTCCCCATTTCCTATATCATCAATACAGTTCCCTGGAGGATTTTAAACTGAGGAGTGCAGCAGTTTCCAGTCAGGCAGAATATTCATTTTCCGCTGCTGTTAATATAGATTCGCCATCCGCCCATCTGTCATGCACGAGAAATGTTTACTCAAAGATCAGTTTAATGCGCATCAGATATTTAATCAGTCTCTTCCTCCATTACTCATCCCGCCTCATTGTGCCAGTGGTGGTGTGAGTTTCCTCATGCCTTCGCCACACCATTGACCGGAAGGCCACTTCATAGAGTTTGTCAGACTGCCTATCTATTGATACTGGCACTCTCTGTGATGAGGTCACCGACAGTAACACCAGGTTTGGGACAGtgaggggtggtggaggaggtttCAAACGTGCTAGAGAGCGAGCGCGGGACGAGCCAGCTTCTGAGAGCCGCGTTGCCGAGGGAGACCTGGTGTGTGCACGTGGGGCCACCTAGCGCCGCAGCAGAGACACTGCAGTTGCTTGGTCATCGTGTCAGAGGGGGGAGCTGAGAACGGGGCGGGTGGGGCGGGACGGCACttgactgtttgtttttttctgtttatttattctttttcttccaaCAGCAACAAACCAACTTGATCCCGGGGCTAAATCTCAACGCCCTGGGCATCTTTTCCACCGGCCTTCCCATGTTGCCTCACTCCGCTGGGCCTCGAGGAGTCCCCCCTGTGCCTCCTGGGGGGTACAGCCCTTTCCTGGTGAGTTTGGGTCTCGCAGGCCTGGGGTGCCTGTGCGGTCCGTTTCTCCAGTAGTGTGTAGAGGAAGCTGTAAAGGAggagggatgaatggatgggCCTGATCCTCAGAATTCCCCTTCCTTCATTCAGAGgcatgagtcacacacactctctctcacacacacacacacacacactcacactgcagcTCTCACCcgcaacacacccacacccacacacaccctaccccaAAGCTTCTCTGCTATTCATACATGCTGGGTGATCGTCCATGCCTGAGGGGAGTTATTTGGTATgtttgtccagtgtgtgtgtgtgtgtgtctgtgtttgtgtgtgtgtgctgtgtgtgtgtgtgtgctgtgtgtgtgtgtgtgctgtgtgtctgtgctgtgtgtgtttgtgtgtgtgtgctgtgtgtgtgtgtgtgtgtgtgtgtgtgtgtgtgtgtgtgtgtctccagttgTCTTCAGTTCATGTACTTGCATTTGCTGTCAATTTGTTCTTTTCTACCTATGGTACTTCAGACTCACGATTCCCTTGGGAGAGTAAAGAGTGTGCGTTACCTTGTTGTTGAGAGAACCCCCTTCAAGTTTATCTGTCGCTTTTGGCTGTGTCCACAGAGTCCCTCGTCACATCTTAGTGGCTTATATGGAGTGCCTCCCGTGAGTGCCATCGCCCACCAGCACACGGTCAGTCCCTCCTCCCCCATGTATCTAATGTAATGATGAGGAAACAGTCCTGCGCGTTAGTtagcatgttgttgttttgtcaatGTTGAGGCAGACTACATTGAATGAACCCACATCAATAGTAGTGCGATAATGTGAATAGCTCTCCCTGCCTTATTGTCTTACcgtgttttctgttgtttctaAGGTCAGGTACCTTTTTTAAGTAGTCGCCCACACTCCTTCATTAAACCTTTAAGAGCCCCTCTTGTAAATGCAGGCAGGAGGAGAGCCAACAAGCAATGATGTAGTGAGCCCCTATTGTAACATCAAAATCTAGTACAATAAAGttattttttatgttatgttggggaaaaaagcaaCCCTTCTCTGATCAGTCAGATATGTGCATGTTTACTCATTtactcattcagtcattcattcagatGCAACTTAGAGCGATATCTACACAAAAGAAAAGTGACATGTAAATTAGCTGGAGTTAAGGttgttaaatattttttttcacaccTAATTCTTAGCAGAACCAGTCTTTCTAATCTGTGAATGGCTTAGCTGGAGGGTTGGTGGGGGTCTGGTTGACATTTCCAATGCTGattttctgttctttctcttcttgtcCACAGTCAGCTCCAGAACAGGAGGTGGTCTACCTCTTTATTCCAACTCAGGCTGTTGGGGCAATTATCGGCAAAAAGGGCCAGCACATTAAACAACTCGCACGCTTCGCCGGAGCATCCATTAAGGTGAGGAATTGGCAGCCTGTTTACCTCTGAGCGCTCCGAGTCGTTGATATGCACGGATGGCCTGGCCGAGCCTGTCTGTCCTCCGCACTTTAGCCGTGACCTCGGACGAGACGACCGTGATAATTGCTCTGGCCAATTAGAACACAGCTCAGAGAGAGTTTTCAGTCTGAGTTCTTGCATGCGATGCAATGCGCCGCGCCTTGCTCTTGGACGGCGGCTCTCGGAGGAGGCGGCGGATGCTCAGAGGAGGGGAATGCGAGGCCCTTTGACTCATGCAAAAACTCTTCGCTCTGCGGTTAGGGAGCCGGGGGCTGAGTCACGCGAGGATGTTTAACTTTTGCCGCCTTCACTCGGAGGCCGAGCAGATGAACTAGCGGCCCAGGCATTCCTCAagatccccccacccccccaccccacccccactcccaactGTTTTTATGGCCACTAGGCAGGGTTCCCACGTACCATGAAAGCGCTGGAACGCGCTCGCGTCGGAGACAAACACTTTTAAGCCCTCGGAATTTGCTGAAATGCGACTGCCATTTAATGGCtcattctgtgtttttgttgttgttgttgccctCTTCCAGATTGCGCCTGCAGAAAGCCCTGATGTCACCCAGAGGATGGTGATTATCACAGGACCCCCAGAAGCCCAGTTTAAGGtgaggcccccccccccaaggcaTCCCAGTCATTGCACACACTAATTAGGACAATAAGTGCCAATGAGCGATTCATGTTAAACATATCGTaaagagtgtgattgtgtgtgtgtgttgtgtgtgtgtgttgtgtgtgtgtgttgtgtgtgtgtgtgcgtgtgtgcgtgtgtttgtatctatTCCATATATGCCGTTATAGGAAGCACGTTTATCGGGAAAATACATTGGTTTCTCTACCCGTGAAATGTAACAAAAAGTTGGACTGATTCCTGATGAAACTTGACTTGTAATGTGGAATGAAATAAAGTATATAAAATATGTGTTTACTCACACCAGGCCCAGGGCAGGATATTTGGGAAGCTGAAGGAGGAGAACTTCTTCACGGCGAAAGAAGAGGTGAAGCTTGAGACCCATATCAAAGTGCCCTCATCTGCTGCTGGCAGGGTCATTGGCAAAGGTGGAAAAACGGTGAGGCTTCATCGAGAGGCTGGAGCTGTCGATGCGATTAAGGATTAAGGATGATAGGATTAAGGCCAACGGCACTGACTGTGATACCACCATGTTGCCATTTAGTAGAATGTGTCCCCTGACAGGATGTGGTCTGTAGGTTTATGTCAATGGAAGAAATGTTAGAGTCCAAGGAAGAACAGTCACAGGTGGAGATGAGTTTAGACTTTCTTTGAGGATGGCTAATAGTCTGCACCACACTGCTCTTCACAGGTGAATGAACTGCAGAACCTCACCAGCGCAGAGGTCATCGTGCCTCGGGACCAAACACCTGACGAGAATGACGAGGTCTTTGTCAAAATCAGTGGGCATTTCTTCGCTAGCCAGGTGTGTGGATACTAGTCTTGCACAGAACACATCTATGTGCACACTGTTGTAATTGTTCACTCATGTATTCATGAATTCTTTCATAGGCCTTCATCAAGTGATACGTTTATTTCTTACCTGTATACCCTGCATGCACATCCATCTATCCACTACTAACACCTGCTAGAAGATGTGAACATATGATTATGTGGAGCAAAATTAACTTGAAATGTTTTTGTAGTATGACAATGCACAGTCTTTAGGGTTTGCACAGCTAATAGAGACAGTACTCAGTAGTTTGGGATTGTTTCGTGAAGCTTGAATTGAAGCCCTGGCTCCTATGAAGGCACAGATCTATGAAGAGGACCAGATAGTAGCCACAGTGCCAGTCGGGGTGAACAGATAAAAGACAAACACTTCCCACAAGATTCAAGTCACTGAAAGAACCATCACCTTTACCTCAAACCCCTCCAAAGTCACCAAATCAGAGGCTGTTTGGCAAGTTCATCCTTGATGGTAATGGAGGCAAAAGGCATAGCTTTTATGTAACCACGATTGCCTACCTATCAGAAGTTTTcaaaacaagaaacacacaccaggtaAGATCCCACTGTGGCTACAGTACGCAGGCCAGAAGTGGAGGGGTGGCCTTACCATGGGGATGTGCACTTACCTGAATCTTCAGCCCATCTTAAGCAATTGCCTGCTTGTCAGTGCTATATCAGGTGGCTCACCAGGATCATTGGACCTCCCTGGCTTTGCTCTCAAGTACTAGAAGCACTTCCTGAATGACACCGACCTTTAAACATGAAAGGCCTGGTGAGAAGCTACGTGTGGTGGTCTGGAGTTGATCAAATAAGGAAGCTATGAAAGTCATGCTGTGGATTGTAGCAACGCCTCTAGGCACGCTGACCCAAGACAGCAGTGTTTCAGCAGTGACCACACAATTAGTCATGGGAAGTGGAGATCAACTCAAGCGAGAGGAATGTATAAGTCTTTTATCAGGAGGAGCAGCACCAGGAGAGTGCCATTTGAGTGCCACGCCATCTTGGAACTAATGGACTCACAGACCAATATGTTCAGACCTTTAAAACAATCCCTGAAAGCCATGCAAGATGTCACTGTGAGAGGAAGATGCAACCTTTTAGTTTAACTTTAGTTTAAAATTATTAGTTTAACTCTGCCCCACTCCACCATCAGTGAAACTCCTGCAGTTTTCCAGATGGGACCATCTCTAAGGTCACACGTGGTCCTTTTAAAGCCTGACTCATATCGACACACACGCGTTGCTAAGGCAGAGCAATCATAGCCCAAGGCAACTTCTGCTGAGAACTTTTGAAGTTGGATAGTAAATGCCACAGTATTGATGGCAACACGGTTGGACTGCGTCCATAACCGAGCCCTTCATAGCTGACGCAGTCTGGAGCGGGCATGTAGATCAGCTGCCTTGTGTCATAACCAAGGACAAGACTGCAGAGAATAGAGAACACTCAGATGGGCTCACTCCTCTTGTACGTCATCCACAGAATCCTGTGGCAGACATGCTCACTCCTATCACCTACCTTTCAGAGATACGTTCCTCAAAGAATGAATTTCCAGCATTACCATATGCCACATGTATCACCTTATAGGCATTATTGGTGGAATCTTCGATACATTCCGTGAGCGCTCAGCGTGGTGCACCTCTTCTGACCTTACAACAAATCGAAAATATTGAGTGGACATTCCAATTGAGGATGATTCTTAATTCCATACTTAATATAGAAGAGGAAGTAATTAAGCCATTGGGACCTCCTTGATATATTTTCCTTTGATGTTTTCTTTACACCTCAGTCAAGACatttctttctgcctttctcaTTTGTTCTCTCAAGCAGCAACGTTATAACAGTCATGTAGCAACATGCTAATAGAAGTAAAATAAGTTAAAAACATATGTGTAGGTTATGTATGTTTATCATTTGATTGCAACATGTCACAGTGCTGGAGGTGAGGAAAAGTTACATTTACAGGAACTTTATTTGGAATAAGGAATAAAGCTGTGTATAATAATAGGCACTCCAATGCAATgctaatatactgtatgtgttgttaAGACAGTAACATTTCCTTGAACCTTAGTTATTTTGACTTTGTGTAAGGGTTCAACCTAACATTGGTACAACATCTCCAATGAACCATCATTCTTATCATACTTTTGTTCATTTACATTTCTTACCTGTAATTTTTCTAGTGTTTCTATGTAATTTGATCCAAAGATATATTTTAGTACAAGGAAGTAAGACCTGTGAAACCAgtgtgttggtatgtttgtGATTTAACGCTCGATTTGTTATACGAAACTTTCTACcgcctcttgtgtgtgtgtgtttgtacaacaGAATGATTAAGCATAATCTGATACTTTTATTTTCACAGTGAGCACACAGTTGAAGCATTTGACACAGGTCAAATTGTGGGAAATGAAACATTAATAAATGTTGGAGTAGCATAAGGTGGTGTGAGCTCTGTGCTGTAGAATGTGAAATAGTTTCCTAAAGTCaccctgtgtgtgcctgtgttgcaGACTGTGCTGTAGAAGGTGGAATAGTTTCCTAAAGTCaccctgtgtgtgcctgtgttgcaGACTGCACAGAGGAAGATCAGGGAGATCATCCAGCAGGTGAAGCAGCAGGAACACAAGCACCAGCAGGGGGGTCCCGTGCCACGCCACTCCAAGTGACCTGCAGCGCCGCCCCCAGCGGGCACCAGCCGATGAATGTAGCCCTCCCaacttgagagagagaataagccagaaggagagagagagaagagaagaggaagaggggaacgAATGGGACAGGCAGGGGCACACCAGCAACAacgggaacaaaaaaaaaccaaagAACTTCACAAGGGGGAAAAGGTGTGAGCCAAAGGCTAAAGGGGCTAAGTGGGCTGCCAGCCTAAGGGGGCTGTGGCTAACGTGGAGAGACCTGACTGTTCAaaaactaccacacacacacacacacacactcacacacacacacacacacatacacatacacacacacacacacatacagacacacatacagacacactctgctCACACATGTGCTAAAACATTGACAAagaaaatgatgaaaaaaaattacaaaaaaatgtatggaATGGATTGGGTATCTGTTGTGTTCACAAATTTAAAAGCAGGAAGCATCATCACCCTGTACAACTTTATCTCATTTAGTTAGACTAACATAGGCCTAACAACCAGACCAGACAGTATGTACATTCATGCATTGCGTTTGAGTTAGGTTTGGAGTAGACTTAGGGCAGGTGTGTTATAGTGactgagatgtttttttttattattattatttcatcaaCGGTTTTGATGCTAAGATTGCAAGTGTCAGTATCATTAGCAGTATTAATAAGCGTTAGAACAAATATACTGTTATATACTGAAAAGATGTACTGTTAATCTTGTTTATACATGAAGTATATAAGCACTTATATACAGActgatgtgtatatttgtgtatacatatatagttGTATGTATATAACAGTATATTTTTTCATAGATGATAAAagtcttttaaaaaagaaacgTGGGAGGGGAAAGCTTCGGCATACCTAGAAGGAAAAAGAGTTTGATTCATATCTTTTACTTGTTTGCATTTGAGATCATATTTAAAGTGAAACAAAGATACGCAAAAGCATTGACAACcatagagaagagaaagaaaacgtAGTGGATTGTTCGGAATCCATGTCAttcagcctgtgtgtgccaACAGGAGAGTTTAACATCCCTGTGAAACTGTTCTTAGTTCTCATATCCGACGCTGGTTTCTTGTATTTTGTCATTGCTAACTTTTCTGTCCATTCActtaactcttttttttttactctttttgtGCTGTCTCAGTATCAGCTGAGgtctgttgtttttctctttttttttcttgcgtTGCGTCACAGTGAAATTCCATATTGCCTGTGAGACTTTACCCTTTTTGACTTTCACAAAATTGAAATGACTGCCACGTCTCAGTTAAGAAGACACAAGAGAAATCATTACAGAGAACGTGAAACTCtaggcctatatatatatacatacacacattgatcATCCATATGAGGAGAGTGACCTATCGTATAGATGTTTCGTGGCAGTTTGCTAGAGGGGCTGGATGCAGATATCGGCTGTTGTGACGGCATGTCGTCATGTCTTCGGACAGGAGACAGAGTCTCAAACCGGGCCTGGAGTTTGTCTGTCCCCGTGTGTCTCGTCATACACTAAGCGCCGAGGGAAGCCGTGCAGCACAAAAAATGTgatatgggggtggggggtggtgggaggggTTACGGGTGGGAggatgggatgggggggtggtgggtggtgggagGGAGGATGAGATGGGATGAGCGTTGGAGTGTGGCAAAGGGGTGTTTTGGACGTTTTTTTGTGGAGAGAGCATTAGTATGACCTgtggtacacatacacaccaccacccccaccccccatccacccacacacatacacac
Protein-coding regions in this window:
- the igf2bp2a gene encoding insulin-like growth factor 2 mRNA-binding protein 2a isoform X2, yielding MSGSRKIQIRNIPPHLQWEVLDGLLAQYGTVENVEQVNTDTETAVVNVTYATKEEAKVAIEKLTGHQFEDYSFHVSYIMDTDAAAAAALQSPRMRRGGRSSREQDGSSQPGPSGGLPSQRYKQQHDFPLRLLVPTQFVGAIIGKEGLTIKNVTKQTQSKVDIHRKENAGAAEKPITIHSTPEGCSAACRMILDIMQKEANDTKVTEEIPLKILAHNSLVGRLIGKEGRNLKKIEEETGSKITISSLQDLTIYNPERTITVKGNLEACCKAEVEIMRKLREAYENDIAAINQQTNLIPGLNLNALGIFSTGLPMLPHSAGPRGVPPVPPGGYSPFLSPSSHLSGLYGVPPVSAIAHQHTSAPEQEVVYLFIPTQAVGAIIGKKGQHIKQLARFAGASIKIAPAESPDVTQRMVIITGPPEAQFKAQGRIFGKLKEENFFTAKEEVKLETHIKVPSSAAGRVIGKGGKTVNELQNLTSAEVIVPRDQTPDENDEVFVKISGHFFASQTAQRKIREIIQQVKQQEHKHQQGGPVPRHSK